From the genome of Frateuria soli:
GACGCGCCGTCCTTCGCCGGCCAGAAGGTCGTAGGTACGCGCCGCGGCGGCGTTGTCCATCACCTCGATGCCGATCCCCAGGCGCAGGAAGCCGGCCATGAAGGCGGCCGACGGGAATCGCTGCCGGCTGCCGGTGCCCAGCAGCACCACTTCAGGTTCCAGCGCGCGCACGGCCTCGCCGGCATCGCCGTCCAGGGCCGCCACGTCGTCGACCGGCCAAGCCTCGACGACCCGGTCCGGCGCCAGCAGGAAACTCGCCGTCAGCTCCCGGTCCACCACCGTGATCGATCGCTCGCCGACACGACGGATGAACAGGTAACCCTCGGGGCGTTCGAGCGAAAGGTCCATCAGCGGGGCAGGGCGAGCTTGGGCTCGTCCTCGTTGCGGCGGAACAGGGTGAAGGTGTGGCCGATCTGCTGCACGCTCTCGGCGCCGGTGCCCTCGGTGAGATAGCCGATCTGCGCCTCGCGCTCCTCCTTGTCCCCGCCCGAAAGCTTGACCTTGACCAGCTCATGGTGGCTCAGCGCCAGGTCCAGCTCCTTGACCACGGCGGGCGTCGCGCCCTTGGCACCGAGCAGGATTACCGGGTGCAGGTCGTGGGCGAGGCTGCGCAGGTAGCGGCGCTGGGAAGGAGAGATCGGCATGCGGGAAGCGTCCACGGTTCGCGGTCGGGGGGCGGTAAAGGGTATCATGCGGGTGTCCCTCCCCATCGGTGCCCCTGCCGCATGTCCCGCAGCAAAAGCAGCTCCCGGTGGCTCCGTGAGCACTTCGACGACGTCTACGTGAAGAAGGCGCAAGCCGAAGGATTGCGCTCGCGCGCGGTATTCAAGCTGGAGGAGCTGATCGAGCGCGACCGCCTGCTCAAGCCGGGTATGCGCGTGGTCGACCTGGGCGCGGCACCCGGCGGCTGGTCGCAGCTGGTGCGCCAGCGACTGGGCGACAGTGGCGCGGTGATCGCGCTGGACATCCTGCCGATGCAGGGCATCGCAGGGGTCGATTTCATCCAGGGTGACTTCCGCGAGGAGGCCGTGGTGCGCCTGCTGGAGGAGCGTCTGGGCGGCCAGAGCGTCGATCTTGTACTGTCCGACATGGCCCCCAATATGAGTGGTGTGGCGCTGGCCGACCAGATCCGTGCAATGGATCTGGCCGAACTGGCGCTGGATTTCTCCCGGCAATGGCTCAAGCCGGGCGGTGCCTTCCTGATAAAACTGTTCCAGGGCGCCGGCTTCGATGACTACCTGCGCAACTTGCGCGCGCAGTTTGCGCGCGTAACCATGCGTAAACCCAAGGCCTCCCGCGCGCGTTCGCGAGAGGTGTATGCGCTCGCCACCGGCAAGAAGGACGGCGGCGGGCAAACGGACGAGAACCGCGCATGAACGAAATGGCGAAAAACCTGTTGCTCTGGCTGATCATCGCGGTGGTCCTGCTGACCGTGTTCCAGAGCTTCAACCCCCGCGGCGGCTCCTCTTCCGACCTGCCGTACTCGAGCTTCGTGCAGAGCGTGGAAAGCGGCAACGTCGCCAGCGCCACGATCAGCGCCGACAACCCGGCCACCATCACCGGCAAGCTGAAGGACGGCAGTGCCTTCCGCACCGTCGCGCCCGTGCTCGGCTTTTCCACCAACGGGGTGGTCAAGCAGATGCAGGACAAGAACGTGGTGGTGAGCCAGGAGCCCTCCAACAACGGCTTCTCGCTGCTGGGCCTGCTGGTCAACTGGCTGCCGATCATCCTGATCGTGGGCGTGTTCATCTGGTTCATGCGGCAGATGCAGGCCGGTGCCGGTGGCCGCGGTGCGATGAGCTTCGGCCGCTCGCGCGCCAAGCTGCAGGGCGAGGACCAGGTCAAGGTGAACTTCAGTGATGTCGCCGGCTGCGACGAGGCCAAGGAGGAGGTCGGCGAGCTGGTCGAGTTCCTGCGCGACCCGGGCAAGTTCCAGAAGCTGGGCGGCAAGATTCCGCGCGGCGTGCTGATGGTCGGTCCGCCGGGTACCGGCAAGACCTTGCTCGCCAAGGCTATTGCCGGCGAGGCCAAGGTCCCGTTCTTCTCGATCTCCGGCTCGGACTTCGTGGAAATGTTCGTCGGCGTCGGCGCCAGCCGCGTGCGCGACATGTTCGAGCAGGCCAAGAAGCATGCTCCGTGCATCATCTTCATCGACGAGATCGACGCGGTCGGCCGCCATCGCGGCGCGGGCCTGGGCGGTGGCCACGACGAGCGTGAGCAGACCCTCAACCAGTTGCTGGTCGAGATGGATGGCTTCGAAGGTACCGAAGGCATCATCGTCATTGCCGCGACCAACCGCCCCGACGTGCTCGATCCGGCGCTGCTGCGCCCGGGCCGCTTCGATCGCCAGGTGGTGGTCGGGCTGCCGGACGTGAAGGGTCGCGAACAGATCCTCAAGGTGCACCTGCGCAAGGTGCCGACCGCCAGCGACGTCAACCCGATGGTGATCGCACGCGGCACGCCGGGCTTCTCCGGCGCGGACCTCGCCAACCTGGTCAACGAGGCGGCGCTGTTCGCCGCGCGCGAGAATGCGCGCGAAGTGCGCATGAGCCACCTGGACAAGGCACGCGACAAGATCCTGATGGGCACCGAGCGCCGCTCGATGGCCATGAGCGAGGACGAGAAGCGCCTGACCGCCTTCCACGAGGCCGGACACGCCATCGTCGGCCGCCTGGTGCCCGAACACGACCCTGTCTACAAGGTCACCATCATCCCGCGTGGTCGCGCGCTTGGCGTGACCATGTACCTGCCGGAGGCGGACAAGTATTCGATCAACCGCGTGGCGATCGAATCGCAACTCTGCTCGCTCTACGGCGGCCGTGTCGCCGAAGAGCTGATCTTCGGTGCAGACAAGGTCACCACCGGAGCGTCCAACGACATCGAGCGAGCCACCAAGATGGCGCGCAACATGGTCACCAAGTGGGGCCTTTCGGACGAGCTTGGGCCGGTCACCTACGGCGAAGACGAGGACGAAGTGTTCCTGGGCCGCTCCGTGACGCAGCACAAGAACGTGTCCAACGAGACTGCCCGGCGCATCGATGAAGTGGTGCGCGAGATCCTTGATCGCGCCTATGCGCGCAGCAAGCGGCTGCTGACCGACAACCTGGACAAGCTCCACGTGATGGCCGATGCGTTGCTGCAATACGAAACCATCGACGCACGCCAGATCGACGACATCATGGCCGGTCGGGAGCCGGGTGAGCCGGCCGATTGGTCCAAGCCGTCCTCGGGCGGTCCGGTGCCGCCGAATCTGCCGCCGCGCGGCGATGCCGGTTCGCCCAAGCTTGGTGATCCCGCAACGCAGCCGCATGGCTGAAGCAGCATTTTCTTCCCTGCATGGCGGGGAGGGCACGGGCAAGCGCGGCTTCGTTCCGTTTGGATGTCCAAATGTGCGGGTGGCGGTAACGGAACCGAAATCTCCGCAGCAGAAAAGGCGAAGATTTTTTGAAAAAGGTGTTGACGCAGCGGCGTGCAATCTGAATAATTCCGCTTCTTGCTTCGGCACCCATCGCTTCGCGACGGGTGCCACGGCAAACCAGTTTCACCGCGCGCCCGTAGCTCAGTTGGATAGAGTACCAGGCTACGAACTTGGTGGTCGGGAGTTCGAATCTCTCCGGGCGCGCCACTTTTACTGCAGGTCATGTCGTTCGCAACATGACTTGTCCATCGGCGCCGAGGGCGCGGGTGGGACCGGAAAGGATCTCCGGTGCGCTGGATACGGATTGACGAGGTGAAGCGTCGCCCGTAGCATTCGAGGGCTCCGGAACGCGAAACGCGTTCCACGGATCTGCTACGGGGTATAGCTCAGTCTGGTAGAGCGCCAGCTTTGGGAGCTGGATGTCGGGGGTTCGAATCCCTCTGCCCCGACCAGCAGGCGTTATGCTTCGAACATGCGCCTGTAGCTCAACCGGATAGAGCATCGGCCTTCTAAGCCGACGGTTGCAGGTTCGATTCCTGTCGGGCGCGCCAGATTCATTGTTTTATGGTGGGCGTAGCTCAGCTGGTTAGAGTCCCGGATTGTGATTCCGGATGTCGTGGGTTCGAATCCCATCGCTCACCCCATTAAAATCAGTAAGACGGGCCGTTAGCTCAGCTGGTAGAGCAGTTGACTCTTAATCAATTGGTCGTAGGTTCGAATCCTACACGGCCCACCAATACGGACAGGCGCTCGGGAAACCGGGCGCCTGTTTTTTTACGCACCTTTTTTCCTGGCATCGGGACGGCGTGAAGCCGCGGCTCGCGGGAAACAATCTCCTGTTCCCCGCTTCGATGCATCTTTCGGCAAGCTATCGTCCCCCGCGTCCCGGGCCGTTCCTGGCCGGAGCAGGGGGGCAGAGGCCGGGCGTGCCGGCCGAGGTCTCCTCATGCTTGTGCTGTCCTGCCGCGCAACCGTAAAATGCCCTGCTTTGGCGCAAGGGAATCATCGACTTAGCGGGCGGGGTGCTTGGGCCGAATTCCTTCTGGATTCCGCCGCTTCCCTCCGCGGGCGCGATGCGAAAGTGGCGGAACTGGTAGACGCACCAGATTTAGGTTCTGGCGGGTAGCCCCCGTGAGGGTTCGAGTCCCTCCTTTCGCACCATTCCCTTATCAGTTTCTGCAAGGCCGGCCCGCACGCCGGCCCATCACGAGAGTCACCAGGAGTCGTCATGCAGTTTTCGGTTGAGAACGTCGGCAAGCTCGAGCGCAAGCTCACGGTGCGGTTCCCGGCGGACCAGTTGGAGTCGCAGGTCAGCGCGCGCATCGCGGAGATGGGGCGCACAGTGCGCCTGAAGGGCTTCCGCCCGGGCAAGGTGCCGGCAACCGTGATCCAGCAGCGCTTCGGCTCGCAGGTGCGCGGCGAAGTGCTGTCCGACCTGATCGGCAGCACCCTGCGCGAGGCCTTCGAGAAGGAGAATCTGCGCCCGGTCGCCAATCCCTCGATCGACACCACGGGCAAGCCCGAGAACGGCGAGATCGCCTACACCGCCACCTTCGAGGTGATGCCGGAGTTCCCCGAGATCGACGTCGCGGCGCTCGAGATCAACCGTCCTGTCGCCGAGGTGACCGAGGCCGACATCGAGAAGATGATCGAAACCCTGCGCCTGCAGCGTCGCAGCTTCGACCCGGTCGAGCGCGCCTCGGCCGAGGGCGACTTCGTGATGTTCGAATACGCCGCCACCGCGGGCGACTACCGGTTCCCGGCCGAAGGCCTGGAACGCGCCGGCAGCGTGCTGGGTTCGGGCACGCTGTTCAAGGCGCTGGACACGGCGCTCACGGGCCGCACGGCGGGTGACGAGTTCGAGACCGGGATCGCGTTTCCGGAAGACTTCGGCAATCCGCAGCTGGCCGGCAAGACCGCCCAGGTCAGCTTCAAGATCATCAAGGTGCAGGCGCCGCAGCTGCCCGAGGTGAACGAGGAATTCGCCAAGCTGTTCGGCATCGCCGACGGCAACCTGGACAATTTCCGCAAGGAAGTGCGTGCCAACCTCGAGCGCGAGCTCAAGG
Proteins encoded in this window:
- the ftsH gene encoding ATP-dependent zinc metalloprotease FtsH; its protein translation is MNEMAKNLLLWLIIAVVLLTVFQSFNPRGGSSSDLPYSSFVQSVESGNVASATISADNPATITGKLKDGSAFRTVAPVLGFSTNGVVKQMQDKNVVVSQEPSNNGFSLLGLLVNWLPIILIVGVFIWFMRQMQAGAGGRGAMSFGRSRAKLQGEDQVKVNFSDVAGCDEAKEEVGELVEFLRDPGKFQKLGGKIPRGVLMVGPPGTGKTLLAKAIAGEAKVPFFSISGSDFVEMFVGVGASRVRDMFEQAKKHAPCIIFIDEIDAVGRHRGAGLGGGHDEREQTLNQLLVEMDGFEGTEGIIVIAATNRPDVLDPALLRPGRFDRQVVVGLPDVKGREQILKVHLRKVPTASDVNPMVIARGTPGFSGADLANLVNEAALFAARENAREVRMSHLDKARDKILMGTERRSMAMSEDEKRLTAFHEAGHAIVGRLVPEHDPVYKVTIIPRGRALGVTMYLPEADKYSINRVAIESQLCSLYGGRVAEELIFGADKVTTGASNDIERATKMARNMVTKWGLSDELGPVTYGEDEDEVFLGRSVTQHKNVSNETARRIDEVVREILDRAYARSKRLLTDNLDKLHVMADALLQYETIDARQIDDIMAGREPGEPADWSKPSSGGPVPPNLPPRGDAGSPKLGDPATQPHG
- the rlmE gene encoding 23S rRNA (uridine(2552)-2'-O)-methyltransferase RlmE, with the protein product MSRSKSSSRWLREHFDDVYVKKAQAEGLRSRAVFKLEELIERDRLLKPGMRVVDLGAAPGGWSQLVRQRLGDSGAVIALDILPMQGIAGVDFIQGDFREEAVVRLLEERLGGQSVDLVLSDMAPNMSGVALADQIRAMDLAELALDFSRQWLKPGGAFLIKLFQGAGFDDYLRNLRAQFARVTMRKPKASRARSREVYALATGKKDGGGQTDENRA
- a CDS encoding Mth938-like domain-containing protein, whose product is MDLSLERPEGYLFIRRVGERSITVVDRELTASFLLAPDRVVEAWPVDDVAALDGDAGEAVRALEPEVVLLGTGSRQRFPSAAFMAGFLRLGIGIEVMDNAAAARTYDLLAGEGRRVVAAFILPLAVPER
- the yhbY gene encoding ribosome assembly RNA-binding protein YhbY, whose amino-acid sequence is MPISPSQRRYLRSLAHDLHPVILLGAKGATPAVVKELDLALSHHELVKVKLSGGDKEEREAQIGYLTEGTGAESVQQIGHTFTLFRRNEDEPKLALPR
- the tig gene encoding trigger factor, with the translated sequence MQFSVENVGKLERKLTVRFPADQLESQVSARIAEMGRTVRLKGFRPGKVPATVIQQRFGSQVRGEVLSDLIGSTLREAFEKENLRPVANPSIDTTGKPENGEIAYTATFEVMPEFPEIDVAALEINRPVAEVTEADIEKMIETLRLQRRSFDPVERASAEGDFVMFEYAATAGDYRFPAEGLERAGSVLGSGTLFKALDTALTGRTAGDEFETGIAFPEDFGNPQLAGKTAQVSFKIIKVQAPQLPEVNEEFAKLFGIADGNLDNFRKEVRANLERELKATLMGRLKAEVAEKLADAHGELEVPNLMIQSEARNLAAGSVPRGQQPPQQLIEAAMPMARKRVIAGLLMGEIARKQELKIDRKRVAEQLAAIASTYEEPEKVVELYNSDPQLMSGLQNRVMEDQVAEWVAEHGKTTEKHLAFDEVMRPAGA